In bacterium, the following are encoded in one genomic region:
- a CDS encoding response regulator transcription factor, with the protein MAVEEALIRHGILSVLRPDPDIEVLGEAADGQDALTKAVTLRPDLLLIDRMLTGGDGVAASRAIKERCPNTHILMLVPYAEPDLLRKAADAGVDGYVLKDISPADLVNAIRAVHKGSTMYSPLVVRHVPAYPSAMRDVRTAASARPIRGLTRRELDVLTGVAAGLSDKEIAAKLFLSEGTVKTHLRAMYRRLGFDNRTQAAAFAVENRLLIHHAGG; encoded by the coding sequence GTGGCGGTCGAGGAAGCCCTGATCCGGCACGGGATTCTGTCCGTCTTGCGGCCGGATCCGGATATCGAGGTCCTGGGCGAGGCCGCGGACGGCCAGGATGCTCTCACGAAGGCGGTGACCCTACGCCCTGACCTTCTGCTCATAGACCGCATGTTGACGGGCGGAGACGGCGTCGCGGCGTCTCGCGCCATCAAAGAGCGATGCCCGAACACGCATATCCTGATGTTGGTCCCGTACGCTGAGCCGGACCTCCTTCGCAAGGCGGCCGACGCCGGCGTGGACGGATATGTGCTCAAAGATATCTCGCCCGCTGACCTGGTCAACGCGATCCGCGCCGTGCACAAGGGGAGCACCATGTACAGCCCGCTCGTCGTGAGGCACGTGCCGGCGTACCCGTCCGCGATGCGTGATGTGCGCACCGCGGCATCGGCACGCCCCATCCGTGGGCTCACGAGACGCGAACTCGACGTCCTGACCGGCGTGGCCGCGGGTTTGAGCGACAAGGAGATCGCTGCCAAACTCTTCCTGTCAGAGGGCACGGTGAAAACGCACCTACGAGCCATGTATCGTCGGCTCGGGTTTGATAATCGCACTCAGGCGGCCGCTTTTGCGGTCGAGAACCGCCTGCTGATTCATCACGCTGGCGGCTAG
- a CDS encoding phosphatase PAP2 family protein yields the protein MRVDRTITVSMQNTSIQNAFPGAARAAADLVSLTDAAIMIPALVASGLLILLFGEARRGGRLLLLAAGTISVSAIAAFFEHVIVHPGPDLQIQVPRFADAFVTPDASAWVAVAAIAFAATGGLVRVLLRERRRRRAVSPWPAAAAFAICAMAVLFRDVVTGTLPAVTAMQGYTPYGFPSGHAARTVLFAGTALRRVPGLSVAVVAALALSLVYLGDHWTSEVLGGLCLGWAGAEVVREVWRWLDVRFVGAPPDA from the coding sequence GTGCGCGTCGACCGGACGATCACGGTGTCGATGCAGAACACCTCGATCCAGAACGCGTTCCCGGGTGCTGCCCGCGCCGCCGCCGATCTCGTCTCTCTCACCGATGCCGCGATCATGATTCCGGCACTCGTTGCCAGCGGGCTTCTTATTCTACTTTTCGGTGAAGCGCGGCGCGGTGGCAGGCTCCTGCTGCTGGCTGCCGGAACGATTAGCGTTAGCGCGATTGCCGCCTTTTTCGAGCATGTGATCGTGCATCCAGGCCCCGATCTGCAGATTCAAGTGCCGCGGTTCGCGGATGCGTTCGTCACCCCGGATGCGTCAGCGTGGGTTGCCGTCGCCGCGATCGCGTTCGCCGCCACGGGCGGGCTTGTGAGGGTACTCCTCCGGGAGAGGCGTCGTCGCCGTGCCGTATCGCCGTGGCCGGCGGCCGCGGCGTTCGCCATTTGTGCCATGGCCGTACTCTTCCGGGACGTTGTGACTGGAACGCTACCCGCGGTGACGGCGATGCAGGGGTACACTCCGTACGGGTTCCCGTCCGGCCATGCGGCACGGACCGTATTGTTCGCCGGTACGGCGCTTCGACGCGTTCCGGGACTGAGTGTAGCCGTTGTCGCCGCCCTGGCGTTGTCTTTGGTCTATCTCGGCGATCACTGGACGTCTGAGGTGCTTGGCGGGCTGTGCCTGGGTTGGGCAGGCGCCGAAGTCGTGCGGGAAGTATGGCGCTGGCTGGACGTCCGGTTTGTGGGAGCGCCGCCTGACGCTTAG